The Zygosaccharomyces rouxii strain CBS732 chromosome G complete sequence genome contains a region encoding:
- the SKO1 gene encoding Sko1p (some similarities with uniprot|Q02100 Saccharomyces cerevisiae YNL167C SKO1 Basic leucine zipper (bZIP) transcription factor of the ATF/CREB family that forms a complex with Tup1p and Ssn6p to both activate and repress transcription cytosolic and nuclear protein involved in the osmotic and oxidative stress responses): protein MSTTNQKNGVSAFDLEPNPFEQSFASTKEQQSEGSSAPPSQAYLPQDSQHFQQRPESRPPVNVGRGADGKSPFLYGSQKPNILSPPLLTPGGFRRLPPLLLSPSCVPSQNSGANNNNNNNNNNNNHPHNHNHNNNNNNNNNNGVGVGPVSASQTSGIAVNNSNNTSSTSTGGGANNGSVSIKAEPSRTPSFFLNLSKTGLTPNESSLRTGLTPGILAPGQQHHHYPALPALNGANQVHPQAKPGSVVSGGVTPAPFTPCLGSLLGFPGTASPGHVGRPPLNLEGSYAAAAEPTMDQDNSAHLAREPNNGQHLQHHLQQHQHPPPIAQQHHQQQLRNPQQLQQQQQQQHLKRSPPQPDSPQAQQQPLSTGRKRNTSNASKSSKAAKKSQSSTPNLAETRRLSKNEDIRPTMDESGDMNEEDQERKRKEFLERNRVAASKFRKRKKEYIKRVEMDLQFYQNEYEDMGRALDKLCGIIPGSPTPAASSSLISLLENSISHNDVPSSLSLLAHMKQVVYETRYFQRNGRNPRREMESNHMHDTDDEDRHRTDNDSIGNVRSMNGSTTDPTELNRMKRSSSINYPGSVPANFTNTGLQSQHQSQQQLQQPRQEQPPHTAPITTGSLPNFPPESGSFQGMIKNETTAPSMLPVSLIDARQSRSEQEVANTIGTIGSLPDVISSRPAAHINDVHAQGPSHADNMSDLKHNSLVDLANQSIRAEPMLPKYPNTE from the coding sequence ATGTCTACCACCAATCAAAAGAATGGCGTATCTGCCTTTGATCTGGAGccaaatccatttgaacAGAGTTTTGCTTCAACAAAGGAACAGCAATCTGAAGGTTCAAGCGCACCTCCAAGCCAAGCGTATTTACCACAAGATTCACAACATTTTCAACAGCGGCCAGAGTCAAGACCACCTGTAAACGTTGGGAGAGGTGCAGATGGAAAGTCGCCATTCTTATACGGTTCTCAAAAGCCAAATATTCTATCACCACCACTTTTAACTCCAGgtggatttagaagattACCACCTCTATTGCTATCGCCATCATGCGTGCCGTCTCAAAATTCTGGTGccaataataataataataataataataataataataatcatCCTCATAATCAcaatcataataataacaacaacaataataataacaacgGTGTGGGCGTAGGACCTGTTTCTGCGTCGCAAACGAGTGGGATTGCTGTAAACAATAGCAACAACACTAGCTCTACAAGTACAGGTGGAGGCGCTAATAATGGTTCTGTCTCCATTAAAGCAGAACCAAGTCGAACGCCGTCATTCTTCCTCAATCTTTCTAAAACTGGCTTAACTCCTAATGAATCCAGTTTAAGAACAGGTTTGACTCCGGGAATACTGGCACCAGGacaacaacatcatcattatccaGCTTTACCAGCACTTAATGGTGCTAACCAGGTTCATCCGCAGGCGAAACCAGGCTCGGTGGTTAGTGGTGGTGTTACACCTGCTCCCTTTACACCATGTCTGGGATCTCTATTAGGTTTCCCTGGAACTGCTTCTCCAGGTCATGTTGGAAGACCTCCTCTCAATCTCGAAGGTTCTTAtgcagctgctgctgaGCCAACAATGGATCAGGATAATTCTGCACATCTGGCCAGAGAGCCTAATAACGGACAACACCTGCAGCATCACTTGCAGCAGCATCAACATCCACCGCCCATTGCTCAACAGcatcatcaacaacagcTACGAAATCCACAACAActacagcagcagcagcagcagcagcatttGAAGAGATCGCCTCCTCAACCAGATTCTCCACAAGCTCAACAACAGCCATTGTCGACTGGTAGAAAGAGGAATACGAGTAATGCGAGCAAGAGTTCTAAGGCGGCTAAAAAGAGTCAGAGTTCGACTCCAAATCTTGCGGAAACTAGAAGATTATCGAAGAACGAAGATATAAGGCCTACCATGGATGAGTCTGGGGACatgaatgaagaagatcaagaacGTAAACGtaaagaatttttagaGAGGAATCGTGTAGCAGCATCGAAGTTTagaaagaggaaaaagGAATATATCAAACGTGTAGAGATGGATCttcaattttaccaaaatgAGTACGAAGATATGGGAAGAGCGTTAGATAAACTATGTGGTATAATACCGGGATCACCAACTCCAGCTGCGTCCTCATCTCTCATCTCactcttggaaaattccATATCCCATAATGATGTGCCGTCCTCACTGTCGCTTTTAGCGCATATGAAGCAAGTGGTTTATGAGACTAGATatttccaaagaaatgGTAGAAACCCCAGAAGAGAGATGGAAAGTAACCATATGCACGATACTGACGACGAAGATAGGCATCGAACCGACAATGATAGTATAGGTAACGTGAGAAGTATGAATGGCAGTACAACGGATCCTACAGAATTAAATCGAATGAAGAGATCTTCATCTATCAACTATCCAGGTTCTGTTCCTGCTAATTTTACTAATACCGGTTTGCAATCTCAACATCAGTCgcaacaacaactacaACAGCCGCGACAAGAACAGCCTCCACATACGGCACCAATTACAACCGGATCTTTACCTAACTTCCCACCAGAAAGTGGGAGTTTTCAAGGAATGATTAAGAATGAAACTACCGCCCCTTCGATGTTGCCTGTTTCTTTGATAGACGCCAGGCAATCTAGGTCGGAACAGGAGGTAGCTAATACCATTGGTACTATAGGATCATTACCAGACGTCATAAGCAGTAGACCGGCAGCCCATATAAATGATGTCCATGCACAGGGACCATCCCATGCAGATAATATGTCTGACCTAAAGCACAACTCGTTAGTAGATCTGGCGAACCAGTCGATAAGGGCAGAACCTATGTTACCAAAATATCCAAACACAGAATAG
- the PSD1 gene encoding phosphatidylserine decarboxylase 1 (highly similar to uniprot|P39006 Saccharomyces cerevisiae YNL169C PSD1 Phosphatidylserine decarboxylase of the mitochondrial inner membrane converts phosphatidylserine to phosphatidylethanolamine), protein MLPVKSALSQGRTIITMPMGRIITKIQLRNRTALIWNRGFSSKSLVPQKHRSDEFARPPQNSEVRVRSSMIKWAVLTSVTIVIGTILLRAQNEKQRLEDVEEEKESIKKRQRIRIFDNNWLFFCYSTLPLNAISRLWGQVNSLTLPLWMRPWGYKCYSYMFGVNLDEMVDPELTHYANLSEFFYRNIRPECRPIAPGTSVIACPSDGKVLQLGVIDSERGEIEQVKGLTYSIKDFLGTHSRQGVSRSSSTIDLSSEEDKHREFAKVNNFQIKGPDDDHPITIRNEGDKAVEQPFLPVTKTLKLLSELSITTTPLKKTFQEPIDTELYYAVIYLAPGDYHHFHSPVDWVCQVRRHFPGDLFSVAPYFQRNFPNLFVLNERVATLGHWTHGFFSMTAVGATNVGSIKLSFDKELVTNMKRNKHAEPYTCYEATYDNSSKVLGGMPLIKGDEMGGFMLGSTVVLCFEAPKDFKFSINVGDQVKMGQKLGAPEK, encoded by the coding sequence ATGTTACCTGTGAAAAGTGCATTGAGTCAGGGAAGAACCATTATAACAATGCCCATGGGTAGAATAATCACCAAGATACAACTTCGAAATAGAACTGCATTAATTTGGAACCGAGGATTTTCTAGCAAAAGTTTGGTACCTCAAAAGCATCGTAGTGATGAATTTGCTCGACCACCGCAAAATTCAGAGGTAAGAGTTCGCAGTTCCATGATAAAATGGGCAGTCTTAACAAGTGTTACTATTGTAATAGGTACCATTCTGTTAAGGgctcaaaatgaaaaacAAAGATTGGAGgatgttgaagaagaaaaggaatcCATTAAGAAAAGGCAACGTATTAGAATCTTTGATAATAACTGGTTATTTTTCTGTTATTCTACATTGCCATTAAATGCAATTTCACGTCTTTGGGGCCAAGTAAACTCCTTAACATTGCCCCTGTGGATGAGACCTTGGGGGTACAAATGTTATTCGTATATGTTCGGTGTCAATCTAGATGAAATGGTTGATCCTGAACTAACTCATTATGCCAATTTATCGGAATTTTTTTATCGAAACATAAGACCTGAGTGCAGACCTATTGCGCCTGGTACAAGCGTAATTGCTTGTCCGAGTGATGGTAAGGTCTTACAATTGGGTGTCATAGATTCAGAAAGGGGCGAGATCGAACAGGTTAAGGGTTTAACTTACTCGATTAAAGACTTTTTAGGTACTCATTCACGTCAAGGTGTTTCAAGAAGCTCATCAACAATCGATCTTTCATCTGAGGAAGACAAACATAGAGAATTTGCCAAAGTGAacaatttccaaattaaaGGTCCAGACGATGATCATCCGATTACCATTAGAAATGAAGGAGATAAAGCAGTCGAGCAGCCTTTCTTACCTGTTACTAAAACTCTGAAATTATTAAGTGAATTATCAATAACTACAActcctttgaaaaaaactTTCCAGGAACCAATAGACACTGAATTGTACTACGCAGTGATTTATCTGGCGCCTGGtgattatcatcatttccATTCGCCTGTTGATTGGGTCTGTCAAGTACGTCGTCATTTCCCTGGTGATCTCTTCTCGGTGGCACCGTATTTCCAACGTAATTTCCCCAACCTTTTTGTGTTAAATGAAAGGGTGGCTACATTGGGCCATTGGACCCATGGATTTTTTAGCATGACCGCTGTGGGCGCTACTAATGTCGGTTCTATCAAATTAAGCtttgataaagaattggttactaatatgaaaagaaataaacATGCAGAACCTTACACCTGTTATGAGGCAACCTATGATAATTCCAGTAAAGTATTAGGTGGTATGCCTCTTATTAAAGGTGACGAAATGGGTGGGTTCATGTTAGGTAGCACTGTGGTTCTCTGTTTCGAAGCTcctaaagattttaaatttagCATTAATGTGGGTGATCAAGTTAAGATGGGACAAAAATTAGGCGCTCCAGAAAAATGA
- the FMP41 gene encoding Fmp41p (highly similar to uniprot|P53889 Saccharomyces cerevisiae YNL168C FMP41 The authentic non-tagged protein was localized to mitochondria) — MSFNYLKNAKKIICIGRNYAAHIKELNNPTPKQPFFFLKPLSSVVTPITQSQRRKSLPNGFSYRGLNEDGTNPSPILVPNGVTVHHEIELALIMDKYISNVSPGDFKPQDVYDSISGVSLALDLTARNVQDEAKKKGLPWSIGKGFDTFCPISQFIPKEQFKSDSQNLQDLFRLTCSVNGVKKQDGTSDLMLNSLHKIIQHISTMISLEPGDIILTGTPAGVGELHPGDNIQGKLYYHDKKLVDMAFDCEARPGPYLYKET; from the coding sequence ATGAGTTTTAATTATCTCAAGAATGCTAAGAAGATCATTTGTATTGGTCGTAACTATGCAGCACATATCAAGGAATTGAACAATCCAACACCAAAACAaccttttttctttttgaaacCTCTATCCAGTGTCGTCACTCCCATTACTCAATCACAACGTCGCAAGAGCTTGCCCAATGGGTTTAGTTATCGTGGtttgaatgaagatggtaCTAATCCTTCCCCTATATTGGTTCCCAACGGTGTCACTGTCCAtcatgaaattgaattggcACTGATTATGGATAAATACATCTCTAATGTCAGTCCAGGTGATTTTAAACCTCAAGACGTCTATGATTCCATTAGTGGTGTTTCCTTAGCACTAGACTTAACTGCACGTAACGTACAAGATGAAGCTAAGAAGAAAGGGCTACCATGGTCAATTGGTAAGGGATTCGACACTTTCTGCCCCATCTCTCAATTTATTCCAAAGGAACAATTCAAGTCAGATAGTCAAAATCTACAGGACTTGTTCAGATTGACATGTTCCGTGAATGGTGTTAAGAAGCAGGATGGGACTTCAGATCTAATGTTGAACAGTTTGCACAAGATCATTCAACATATTTCTACGATGATTTCTTTGGAACCTGGTGATATTATCTTAACGGGTACACCAGCAGGTGTTGGTGAACTTCATCCCGGTGATAATATCCAGGGTAAACTGTATTATCACGATAAGAAACTTGTCGATATGGCCTTCGATTGTGAAGCACGTCCAGGGCCATATCTTTACAAGGAGACCTAA
- the RPC10 gene encoding DNA-directed RNA polymerase core subunit RPC10 (highly similar to uniprot|P40422 Saccharomyces cerevisiae YHR143W-A RPC10 RNA polymerase subunit ABC10-alpha common to RNA polymerases I II and III), translating into MSREGFQIPSNLDVAAAGTSQARSATLKYICAECSSKLSLSRTDPVRCKDCGHRILLKARTKRMVQFEAR; encoded by the coding sequence ATGTCCCGTGAAGGTTTCCAGATCCCAAGTAATTTGGACGTTGCAGCTGCAGGTACATCACAAGCCAGATCTGCCACTTTGAAGTACATTTGCGCTGAATGTTCCAGTAAGTTGTCACTATCAAGAACTGATCCAGTTCGTTGCAAGGACTGTGGTCACAGAATTCTGCTAAAGGCAAGAACAAAGCGTATGGTCCAGTTCGAGGCAAGGTGA
- the DCD1 gene encoding deoxycytidine monophosphate deaminase (similar to uniprot|P06773 Saccharomyces cerevisiae YHR144C DCD1 Deaminase required for dCTP and dTTP synthesis expression is cell cycle regulated) — translation MIYVYPKLRDSILFLGIARNALKFESRCREKSSKTATCQYNKEIPHDIMFVIISGTKYSGVDIAVTALVNNHGFQRIYEDANEDELISYVTKNYVKDLVMSCTNLSLVEKLDKRPSAVHFSLDAPVAIRMKNFQRLAPGKDVNQFFAELDSYDFNPNSIELRERSHIKIKCMNKDIANFETRISDAINQQLESLREPNDTLNPPLRPSWDTYFMKLATLAASRSNCMKRKVGCVIVRERRVIATGYNGTPRHLTNCFNGGCPRCNDGDSQNLHTCLCLHAEENALLEAGRDRIGAHATLYCDTCPCLTCSVKIVQTGITEVVYSQSYRMDEASFKVLISAGIRVRQFSFVKEPKLVMI, via the coding sequence ATGATTTACGTCTACCCCAAACTCCGAGATTCAATATTATTTCTTGGCATTGCGCGCAACGCGTTAAAATTTGAATCGAGATGTCGAGAGAAGAGCTCGAAGACTGCAACTTGTCAGTACAACAAAGAGATCCCGCATGACATCATGTTTGTAATTATAAGTGGTACCAAGTATAGTGGTGTTGACATTGCAGTTACAGCTTTAGTAAATAACCATGGAttccaaagaatttacGAAGATGCAAATGAAGACGAATTGATTAGTTACGTAACTAAAAACTATGTTAAGGATTTGGTAATGAGCTGCACAAACCTATCGCTCGTTGAAAAGCTCGATAAAAGGCCTTCAGCTGTTCATTTCTCGCTGGATGCACCTGTTGCCATtagaatgaaaaatttccaacGATTGGCCCCTGGTAAAGATgtgaaccaattctttgctGAACTGGATTCATACGATTTTAATCCCAATTCCATTGAGTTAAGAGAAAGATCTCACATTAAGATTAAGTGTATGAACAAGGACATAGCAAATTTCGAAACCAGGATCTCCGATGCTATCAATCAACAGTTGGAATCGTTGAGGGAACCGAATGATACCTTAAATCCGCCTTTGAGACCCAGTTGGGATACTTATTTCATGAAATTGGCTACCCTAGCTGCCTCGAGATCCAATTGTATGAAGAGGAAAGTAGGTTGTGTAATTGTGAGAGAACGTAGAGTGATCGCAACGGGTTACAACGGTACTCCAAGACATTTGACCAATTGTTTCAATGGCGGTTGTCCACGTTGTAACGATGGGGACTCTCAAAACCTACACACTTGTCTCTGTCTGCATGCAGAGGAAAATGCGCTTTTGGAGGCTGGTAGAGATCGCATTGGCGCTCATGCTACACTTTACTGTGACACTTGCCCCTGTCTAACCTGTTCAGTAAAAATTGTGCAGACTGGCATTACCGAAGTAGTATACAGTCAAAGTTATCGAATGGACGAAGCAAGTTTCAAAGTCCTTATATCGGCTGGCATTCGTGTAAGGCAATTTAGTTTCGTAAAAGAGCCTaaattggtaatgataTGA
- a CDS encoding uncharacterized protein (similar to uniprot|P53891 Saccharomyces cerevisiae YNL165W Hypothetical ORF): MNRVRELIGGQHSSRNERTRSQRQDVPQPGMSTREGEDQETLFENDTDDGDGLDDTETLNTVASGGDTIGDFQRQGFVNRCPRFTHHRMIPFILVLLTKGFFCFPSEKSFKKYIENKRKFDKLDGIEGLGIPLFHAVPLGVVKTIFSPKSPIMKIYKYVIIDSERDKPPPDAEQISVDGSLTLYKYLFCSILEEINNDAGRVEHKFNFTRLDNDGPLPQVLTMANMIHLRNTDTTLNGLNLRWYGTSGFASPFGTGNIKLLVLDDNMASFMDQKTVEEYEHHYRNNRTRPLGRLPIWAKYSNEGSTVIPKKRTLRMAKLQMGEYQSIAHSDGIFNVPWETQALTCMCMVLHEYESRKDRRRTGGLTLGPDMIFM; the protein is encoded by the coding sequence ATGAATAGGGTACGAGAGTTGATAGGAGGTCAACATAGTAGCAGAAATGAAAGGACTCGCTCACAAAGGCAAGATGTACCACAACCAGGGATGAGCACAAGAGAAGGCGAAGATCAAGAGACACTATTCGAGAACGATACTGATGACGGCGATGGATTAGATGATACAGAGACTTTGAATACTGTTGCATCAGGTGGTGACACTATTGGCGATTTCCAGAGACAAGGATTTGTTAACAGATGCCCTCGATTTACACATCATAGAATGATACCTTTCATACTGGTACTGCTAACTAAGGGATTCTTCTGTTTCCCTAGtgaaaaatctttcaaaaagtaTATTGAGAATAAGAGGAAATTCGATAAGTTGGATGGTATTGAAGGGTTAGGTATACCCTTATTCCATGCGGTACCACTTGGTGTCGTCAAGACAATCTTCAGTCCCAAATCGCCcataatgaaaatttacaaGTATGTTATCATTGATTCCGAAAGGGACAAACCACCACCCGATGCTGAACAAATTTCAGTAGATGGATCGTTAACACTTTACAAGTATTTGTTCTGCAGCATCCTCGAAGAAATCAATAACGATGCAGGTAGGGTGGAACAcaaatttaattttaccCGTCTAGATAACGATGGACCTTTACCACAAGTGCTTACTATGGCTAATATGATTCATTTGAGAAACACTGACACTACATTAAATGGTTTAAACCTCCGATGGTATGGTACTTCAGGGTTTGCGTCACCTTTTGGTACCGGTAATATCAAGCTGTTAGTCCTAGATGATAATATGGCATCATTCATGGATCAAAAGACTGTTGAGGAATACGAACATCACTATAGAAATAATAGAACTCGACCATTAGGCAGATTACCCATCTGGGCCAAATATTCAAATGAAGGTTCCACTGTAATACCGAAGAAACGTACTTTAAGGATGGCTAAGTTACAAATGGGTGAATACCAATCGATTGCTCATTCTGATGGTATTTTTAACGTTCCATGGGAAACTCAGGCTTTGACCTGCATGTGCATGGTATTGCACGAATACGAGTCAAGAAAAGATCGTAGACGTACTGGAGGTCTTACACTGGGCCCGGATATGATCTTCATGTAA
- the BNI5 gene encoding Bni5p (similar to uniprot|P53890 Saccharomyces cerevisiae YNL166C BNI5 Protein involved in organization of septins at the mother-bud neck may interact directly with the Cdc11p septin localizes to bud neck in a septin-dependent manner) — protein sequence MGLDKASIEKRVSRIELDIDHMNQMIDENLKLNEAGDRLEQDSRGQHAEDNQHLGSAATHQGELSREDSVQNSATSVYSEADGHGSITREDSLHKPSGASEAVYDSQEAPVARSEASNDEYYGWSEDQQEQDEQAYTTGQSEADTEYDNEEEDPEETFQAPEERESQEHVNGGMQLHKRQFSEQYPESNDEWEDEVEEPKPEYENENENENESEKENKVQPEATPKATPRIPQAAALPEQETPRTINYETQTDIKPDIPPESQSETHSETQSDIKQNEQELPTTHPYPQEIHNHQHTHETDAQELDHKEYSHETETQEPEHRDHSYATETQEPEHKDYSYATEQYKEVPNPPRGMEFVETREDESLDYSYEPAHQDSPETHKRTIGATQNHNSNGNSLPDTTQSVMGQGTSGEKFSDSLYDKYDDQPGLQYHQELGQEASDLPQARSSVGPYHINEPQNDPYDYSYETFETAEPAEPAPPHTANTSQDSNGSTDNPFTSDKVYERSTSGSTDTDDFIHIPKNSAQRPATTSNTPVTSRRPTNPFRVVSVGVVGPDGRTSRKTSAGTFSSYKDSNVDGPAILQKKLDHLVKKCTKLQREIDYLTKMNTASSLPIEDSRKLSRAVDKLQEYLDKKNKEKYDVGVLLSRQLRREIDRGENGQFWVGTK from the coding sequence ATGGGGTTGGATAAAGCTTCTATAGAGAAGCGTGTTTCACGTATAGAGCTCGACATCGATCACATGAATCAAATGATTGATGAGAACTTAAAACTGAATGAGGCTGGGGATCGTTTGGAGCAGGATTCCAGAGGGCAGCATGCTGAAGATAACCAGCACTTGGGTAGTGCAGCTACGCATCAAGGTGAATTGTCTCGAGAGGATTCAGTACAAAATTCTGCGACATCAGTATATTCGGAAGCAGATGGTCATGGATCTATCACTAGGGAAGATTCTTTGCATAAGCCTTCTGGTGCATCAGAGGCAGTCTATGACTCTCAAGAGGCTCCGGTTGCCCGTTCTGAGGCTTCCAATGATGAGTATTACGGTTGGTCGGAGGATCAACAGgaacaagatgaacaaGCTTATACTACAGGACAAAGTGAAGCTGATACAGAGTATGAtaacgaagaagaagatccCGAAGAAACTTTCCAGGCACCCGAGGAGAGGGAATCGCAAGAACATGTAAATGGCGGCATGCAATTACACAAACGCCAGTTTTCTGAACAGTACCCTGAATCCAATGACGAATGGGAggatgaagttgaagaacCTAAACCTGAgtatgaaaatgaaaatgaaaatgaaaatgaaagtgaaaaagagaataaaGTCCAACCTGAGGCAACGCCAAAAGCGACACCTCGAATTCCACAAGCTGCTGCTCTACCGGAACAAGAGACTCCTAGGACAATCAATTATGAAACTCAAACAGACATTAAACCAGACATTCCACCAGAGTCTCAATCTGAAACTCATTCAGAAACTCAATCAGACATTAAACaaaatgaacaagaattgcCAACCACTCACCCTTATCCGCAGGAAATTCATAACCACCAACACACGCATGAAACAGATGCACAGGAACTTGATCACAAGGAATATTCCCATGAGACAGAGACACAGGAACCTGAACACAGGGACCATTCCTATGCAACAGAGACACAGGAACCTGAACACAAGGACTATTCCTACGCAACAGAACAATATAAGGAAGTTCCAAATCCACCAAGGGGAATGGAATTTGTGGAAACCCGTGAAGATGAAAGCTTAGACTATTCATACGAACCAGCACATCAAGATTCTCCAGAAACTCATAAGAGGACTATTGGTGCAACACAAAACCATAACAGCAATGGTAATTCATTGCCTGATACCACACAAAGCGTTATGGGTCAAGGCACTTCAGGTGAGAAATTCAGCGACAGTTTGTATGACAAGTATGATGATCAACCAGGATTACAATACCATCAAGAGCTTGGTCAAGAAGCATCTGACCTACCACAGGCAAGAAGTTCAGTGGGACCATACCACATAAATGAACCACAAAATGACCCTTACGATTATTCCtatgaaacttttgaaactGCAGAACCTGCAGAACCTGCACCCCCACACACCGCAAATACTTCTCAAGATTCCAATGGAAGTACCGACAATCCATTCACAAGTGATAAAGTATATGAACGTTCTACTTCTGGATCAACAGACACAGATGATTTCATCCACATCCCTAAGAACTCTGCCCAGAGACCTGCAACGACGAGTAATACACCCGTAACATCGCGGCGCCCAACAAATCCATTCAGAGTCGTCTCTGTTGGTGTTGTTGGGCCTGATGGTCGTACTAGTAGGAAGACATCTGCTGGAACTTTTTCCAGCTATAAGGATTCAAATGTAGATGGTCCAGCAATTTTacagaagaaattagaCCATTTGGTTAAAAAATGCACCAAGCttcaaagagaaattgacTATTTAACTAAGATGAACACAGCATCTTCTTTGCCCATTGAAGATTCCCGTAAATTGTCTCGTGCTGTTGACAAATTGCAGGAGTAtcttgataaaaagaacaaagagaaATATGACGTCGGTGTGCTGCTGAGTAGGCAGTtgagaagagaaattgacCGTGGTGAGAATGGTCAATTCTGGGTAGGAAccaaatga